One genomic window of Desulfatibacillum aliphaticivorans DSM 15576 includes the following:
- a CDS encoding TetR/AcrR family transcriptional regulator yields MTHSKGEARGEATRQKILAAADKVFSQHPFGAASVRKIAQEGGFEHPLIQYHFKTKARLFEEYITRLNEEFISAVLSMLPGLEKVSPAEGLSLFLDRILEHGFQSSFMKVMMLNVGGMNFLDKSLPGAENMRKALQKVAGFFKEAYSPKGTGQELYMWMFAFALVLNNFLGARHFHAKTEDLNPESDEYRKWVKEAMMFLFLPPLQRVMKGTQVQDFGPIAPRGYGKKKKKPSGLDGHLRKGEATRLKILDAAREVFSTNPYSTASIRMIGKKGGFDFTLIHHYFPTKKELFEAVGVDLLERSLDVNQDIMEGLETMPALAALTEAFGRILSNSFANPAAEMVLMQNMAQMDRGEEIPGFEFVMFYHKCVMDMIQERFFPDAPPKVIQMWLHCLVTITYSCVGSPAYPARIAGMDPKSKEYRQWVKDTLVFLFFPTLYDMLFPGEAKK; encoded by the coding sequence ATGACGCATTCCAAAGGGGAGGCTCGGGGGGAAGCCACCCGGCAAAAGATTCTGGCTGCTGCGGACAAGGTCTTTTCCCAACATCCCTTTGGGGCGGCCAGCGTCCGGAAGATCGCCCAGGAAGGCGGGTTCGAGCATCCCCTGATCCAATATCATTTCAAGACCAAAGCCCGTTTGTTCGAGGAGTACATCACCCGGCTTAACGAGGAGTTCATCTCCGCCGTGCTCAGCATGCTTCCGGGTCTTGAAAAAGTCAGCCCCGCGGAAGGCTTGTCCCTGTTCCTGGACCGCATTTTGGAGCATGGATTCCAGTCCTCTTTCATGAAAGTGATGATGCTGAATGTGGGAGGCATGAACTTTCTGGATAAATCTTTGCCAGGCGCGGAAAATATGCGCAAAGCCCTGCAAAAGGTGGCGGGATTTTTTAAGGAGGCATACTCGCCCAAGGGCACGGGCCAGGAGCTTTACATGTGGATGTTCGCCTTTGCCCTGGTCTTGAACAACTTCCTTGGCGCCAGGCATTTCCACGCCAAGACGGAAGACCTGAACCCTGAATCGGACGAGTACCGCAAGTGGGTGAAAGAGGCCATGATGTTCTTGTTCCTGCCTCCCCTGCAAAGAGTCATGAAGGGAACCCAGGTGCAGGATTTCGGCCCCATCGCCCCCAGGGGCTATGGCAAGAAGAAGAAAAAGCCATCAGGGCTGGACGGCCATCTCCGTAAAGGAGAGGCCACCCGCCTGAAAATTCTGGATGCGGCCCGGGAGGTTTTTTCAACCAATCCGTACAGCACGGCCAGTATCCGTATGATCGGCAAAAAGGGCGGGTTCGACTTCACCCTCATCCACCATTATTTTCCCACCAAAAAGGAATTGTTCGAAGCCGTGGGCGTGGACCTGCTGGAACGCTCCCTGGACGTCAACCAGGACATCATGGAAGGCCTGGAAACCATGCCCGCGCTGGCGGCGCTCACCGAAGCCTTTGGGCGCATCCTGTCCAACAGCTTCGCAAACCCGGCCGCCGAAATGGTGCTTATGCAGAACATGGCCCAAATGGACCGGGGCGAGGAGATTCCCGGCTTTGAATTTGTGATGTTTTACCACAAATGCGTCATGGACATGATCCAGGAGCGATTTTTCCCGGACGCCCCGCCCAAGGTGATCCAAATGTGGCTCCACTGCCTGGTGACCATCACCTATAGCTGCGTGGGCTCCCCCGCCTATCCGGCGCGGATTGCAGGCATGGACCCCAAATCCAAGGAATACCGCCAGTGGGTGAAGGACACCCTGGTATTCCTATTCTTCCCCACCCTGTACGACATGCTGTTCCCGGGGGAAGCGAAAAAGTAA
- a CDS encoding NAD-dependent epimerase/dehydratase family protein, with the protein MPKRLNLVTGACGFSGSHLVKLLLEQGQDVIAADLPKAFEHPKVKAVCKGIGLDFNHPACRAIPCDLLDTAGVSALFQNPITHVFHTASLYDYSPPLQLLRKINVEGSINLFEAAAACKSLERFVHWSTCGVFGKPKPASQGDHSNLPFTEDNSSPKNSTFGQKEPEHTHLVNDYSVSKWEQEQLAWKYFRGGRLPLTVVRPAPLYGPGSDYGHGGIVLAINRGLLPFIPADSMNYLTTSLHVEDMAGLAAFVADKDFALGEDYNVVDESVISYHEFLHYLALLLGRRMWDVPFVRQKNLRAVAVAAAHGWLFLEQRLHAPRVRILEIGSATYMASSYWISNQKTKDAGYEYKHPDVKEGMRSTIEWFRRMGWLKSGYNPKGIWQDNLRHDD; encoded by the coding sequence ATGCCGAAACGGCTCAACCTGGTGACCGGGGCCTGCGGCTTCTCCGGCTCTCATTTGGTCAAGTTGCTGCTGGAACAGGGCCAGGACGTTATAGCCGCTGACTTGCCTAAAGCCTTTGAACATCCCAAGGTAAAGGCGGTATGCAAAGGGATCGGCCTGGATTTCAATCATCCGGCCTGCCGGGCGATTCCGTGCGATTTGCTGGACACGGCCGGGGTTAGCGCTTTGTTCCAAAACCCCATCACCCATGTGTTTCACACCGCCTCTTTGTACGACTATTCCCCGCCGTTGCAACTGCTCCGCAAAATCAATGTGGAGGGGTCGATCAACCTGTTTGAGGCGGCGGCCGCGTGCAAAAGCCTGGAGCGCTTCGTCCATTGGAGCACTTGCGGCGTATTCGGCAAGCCCAAGCCCGCATCCCAGGGCGATCACAGCAACCTGCCGTTCACGGAAGACAATTCGTCGCCCAAAAACTCCACCTTTGGACAAAAGGAGCCGGAACACACCCATCTGGTGAACGACTATTCCGTCTCCAAATGGGAGCAGGAGCAACTGGCCTGGAAATATTTTCGGGGGGGCCGCCTGCCTTTGACCGTGGTGCGTCCCGCGCCTTTGTACGGACCGGGCAGCGACTACGGCCATGGCGGGATTGTGCTGGCGATTAACAGGGGATTGCTGCCTTTTATCCCGGCGGACTCCATGAATTATTTGACGACCTCCCTGCATGTGGAGGACATGGCCGGACTGGCCGCTTTTGTCGCGGATAAGGATTTTGCTTTGGGGGAAGACTACAATGTGGTTGACGAAAGCGTCATTTCATATCATGAGTTTCTACATTACCTGGCTTTGCTGCTGGGTAGGCGCATGTGGGACGTTCCCTTTGTGCGCCAGAAAAATTTAAGGGCCGTAGCCGTAGCCGCCGCTCATGGCTGGCTTTTTCTTGAGCAAAGGCTCCATGCGCCCCGGGTACGCATTTTGGAAATCGGCTCGGCGACCTATATGGCGTCCAGTTATTGGATTTCGAACCAAAAAACCAAGGACGCCGGCTACGAATATAAGCATCCGGACGTCAAAGAGGGCATGCGGTCCACCATTGAATGGTTTCGGCGGATGGGATGGTTGAAATCCGGCTACAACCCAAAAGGAATCTGGCAGGATAACTTAAGACATGATGACTGA
- a CDS encoding CBS domain-containing protein encodes MSDILVKDIMIPLDQYATVDENANLYDAVMALEACQAKADVRDPRAVLVVDNKNHVVGKLSLLDVIKALEPSYEKILESRPGFGRLGFSHRFLKLLADDYKLWSNPLEQICRKAADIKVKDIMYSPSSEGEYVDEDATLPEALHQVIMGHHQSLLVMKKKHITGILRVRELFEQVTEAMKACGL; translated from the coding sequence ATGAGCGATATACTTGTTAAAGATATTATGATCCCGCTGGATCAATATGCAACCGTAGATGAAAACGCCAATCTTTACGATGCCGTTATGGCTCTGGAAGCATGTCAAGCCAAGGCGGATGTGCGGGATCCCCGGGCTGTGTTGGTTGTGGACAATAAAAATCATGTGGTCGGCAAACTGAGCCTTTTGGATGTCATTAAGGCCCTGGAGCCTAGTTACGAAAAAATATTGGAATCCCGTCCGGGATTTGGGCGTCTCGGCTTCTCCCACCGCTTTTTAAAACTTTTGGCCGATGATTACAAACTTTGGTCCAATCCTTTGGAGCAAATCTGTCGAAAAGCAGCGGACATCAAAGTCAAGGACATCATGTACTCCCCCTCTTCCGAAGGCGAATACGTGGATGAAGACGCCACGCTTCCCGAGGCTCTGCATCAGGTGATCATGGGGCATCATCAGTCTCTGCTGGTTATGAAAAAGAAACACATCACCGGCATTCTCAGGGTCCGGGAGCTTTTTGAACAAGTGACGGAAGCCATGAAGGCTTGCGGTCTTTAA
- a CDS encoding LPS-assembly protein LptD, with translation MRQIFLKTGFVRLGAAWWALTVLLFAPAFGQGLDLSNMDPSEPWNITADKLQYDNMTNTYRGSGNVLIWRSGYRMEADEAGFDRNNNSLWAVGNVTVKGGGDVVTGDRVYMDLATETGLVENGTLFIQATHFFIRGGRIEKLGAQSYRVDDASLTTCDPDDPDWVIKAANVKVTVGGYGTARNIVVKARKAPVFYSPYLVFPAKTERQTGLLPPQVSQSSRQGWGINQPFYKVMGESADMTLYAHPMEKRGVQAAAEMRYVLNPKSKGYIFGSYLQDRTRDDGVGNNSLDWGYENDLYLRPNQDRYWVAAKHDQQWKNGLKFRLDADFVSDQDYLRDFKDGYTGYSAVNREFAQEFGRDLDDYDETIRKNSLYLQKGWDSYSANAEAKWYDNVIARRFDEPDTTLQTLPFVGFSGTRQSLFGSFLAWEFDSGYSHFYREEGISGNRFDVNPRFVAPIDFGRYMSMETTVGLRETLYNVTTWDEEPSRDDRTFSREMYDLKTEFSSELVRVFNLRPGNGKIDKIRHAFTPSLSYNYRPDDDQEKYPLFDHVDRLEAKNHVTLALTNSLLGRSSVQRKENSIFPYEYKKLCWFEVSASYNINEANEEDASEWTEPHRRQPFSPVSARLELEPVQWLALESTTKWSPYSGNFVYNAHGVTLSGRGNELSAEYIKARESSETVLGKARFRLGESWSAYGGLERDLEAGERVRNYTGLIYEAACWAIDLGYSDEPGEQRYTLQFTLTGLGALGRSAAD, from the coding sequence ATGAGACAAATTTTCCTTAAAACCGGTTTTGTTAGGCTAGGGGCGGCATGGTGGGCGCTTACCGTGCTTTTGTTCGCCCCGGCTTTTGGCCAGGGCCTGGATCTTTCCAATATGGACCCTTCGGAACCATGGAATATTACAGCTGATAAGCTGCAGTACGATAACATGACCAACACCTATCGGGGTTCCGGCAACGTGCTCATCTGGCGGTCGGGGTATCGTATGGAAGCGGATGAGGCGGGCTTTGACCGGAATAACAACAGCCTGTGGGCCGTCGGCAATGTCACGGTCAAAGGCGGCGGCGACGTGGTCACCGGGGATCGGGTGTATATGGATCTGGCCACGGAAACGGGCTTGGTGGAAAACGGCACCCTGTTCATCCAGGCGACGCATTTTTTCATCCGGGGCGGCCGCATTGAAAAATTGGGCGCCCAATCCTACCGCGTGGACGACGCCAGCCTGACCACATGCGATCCGGACGACCCGGACTGGGTCATCAAGGCCGCCAACGTCAAGGTTACGGTGGGCGGGTACGGAACCGCCAGAAATATTGTGGTCAAAGCGCGCAAGGCGCCGGTTTTTTACTCTCCGTATCTGGTCTTTCCGGCCAAAACGGAACGCCAGACGGGCTTGCTGCCGCCTCAGGTCAGCCAGTCCTCCCGCCAGGGATGGGGGATCAACCAGCCTTTTTACAAGGTCATGGGCGAAAGCGCGGACATGACTTTATACGCCCATCCCATGGAGAAGCGCGGGGTTCAGGCCGCTGCGGAAATGCGGTACGTGCTCAATCCCAAGTCCAAAGGGTACATCTTCGGCAGCTATCTCCAGGACAGAACACGGGACGACGGAGTGGGAAACAACTCCCTGGACTGGGGCTACGAAAATGACCTTTATCTTCGTCCGAACCAGGACAGGTACTGGGTCGCCGCCAAACACGACCAGCAATGGAAAAACGGCTTGAAATTCAGGCTGGACGCCGACTTTGTGAGCGACCAGGATTACCTGCGGGATTTCAAGGACGGCTACACCGGATACAGCGCCGTCAACCGGGAGTTCGCCCAGGAGTTTGGCAGGGACCTGGACGATTATGACGAGACGATCCGTAAAAACAGCCTGTACCTGCAAAAAGGCTGGGACAGCTACAGCGCCAACGCAGAGGCCAAGTGGTACGACAACGTGATTGCACGCCGGTTCGACGAACCGGACACCACCTTGCAAACCCTGCCCTTTGTCGGCTTTTCCGGAACAAGGCAGTCTTTGTTCGGCTCGTTCCTGGCCTGGGAGTTCGACTCCGGATACTCCCATTTTTACAGAGAGGAAGGAATCAGCGGCAACCGGTTTGACGTCAATCCGCGCTTTGTGGCGCCCATTGACTTCGGCCGTTACATGAGCATGGAAACTACGGTGGGGCTGCGGGAAACGCTATATAACGTCACCACGTGGGACGAGGAGCCCTCTCGGGACGACCGCACCTTTTCCCGGGAGATGTATGATTTGAAGACGGAATTTTCGTCCGAACTGGTCCGAGTTTTCAACTTAAGACCGGGCAACGGGAAGATCGACAAAATCAGGCATGCTTTCACGCCCTCCCTCAGCTACAATTACCGGCCCGACGACGACCAGGAAAAATATCCTCTGTTCGACCATGTGGACCGGCTGGAAGCCAAAAATCATGTGACCCTGGCCCTGACCAACAGCCTTTTGGGCCGAAGCAGCGTCCAGCGCAAAGAAAATTCCATATTCCCCTATGAATACAAAAAACTATGCTGGTTCGAGGTTTCCGCGTCCTACAACATTAATGAGGCGAACGAGGAAGACGCCTCTGAGTGGACCGAGCCTCACAGGCGGCAGCCTTTTTCCCCGGTCAGCGCACGCCTGGAGTTGGAGCCGGTTCAATGGCTGGCCCTGGAAAGCACGACCAAGTGGTCCCCCTATAGCGGAAATTTTGTATACAACGCCCATGGCGTGACGCTTTCAGGGCGCGGGAACGAGCTTTCCGCCGAGTATATCAAGGCGAGGGAATCCAGCGAAACCGTCTTGGGAAAAGCCCGGTTTCGGCTGGGAGAAAGCTGGTCCGCCTACGGAGGCCTGGAAAGGGACCTGGAAGCGGGCGAACGAGTCCGGAATTATACCGGGCTGATATACGAAGCCGCCTGCTGGGCCATTGACCTGGGATACTCGGACGAACCCGGAGAGCAAAGATACACGCTTCAATTTACGTTGACGGGGCTTGGCGCTTTGGGCCGCTCAGCAGCCGACTAA
- the surE gene encoding 5'/3'-nucleotidase SurE, with product MHILVTNDDGIHHPGLAALRDGLARDHRVQVVAPDRERSAIAHAITLLTPLRAFSQTNGNGIPSWAVNGTPADCVKLGVLELLGEKPDLVVSGINPGPNVGVNLNYSGTVSAAREAALLGIPAIAVSVSNPYGAHFSDAARFMQDLVADVAERGLPKGVFLNVNLPDVPMEEIAGVRICRQGIARLEEAFHVRKDPRNQPYYWQGSETQLFGESPDEDGVALRENCIAVTPVQCDMTDYGFLNQLKEWKVEKP from the coding sequence ATGCACATACTAGTCACTAACGACGACGGCATTCATCACCCCGGGCTGGCCGCCCTGCGGGATGGCCTGGCCAGGGACCATCGGGTCCAGGTGGTCGCCCCGGACAGGGAGCGAAGCGCCATTGCGCACGCCATAACCCTGCTTACGCCGCTCAGGGCCTTTTCCCAGACTAACGGAAACGGCATTCCCTCCTGGGCCGTCAACGGCACCCCGGCGGATTGCGTCAAGCTGGGGGTTCTGGAGTTGCTGGGCGAAAAGCCGGACCTGGTGGTGTCAGGGATCAATCCCGGGCCTAATGTGGGCGTCAACCTCAATTATTCCGGCACGGTGTCCGCCGCCAGGGAAGCCGCCTTGCTGGGGATTCCGGCCATTGCGGTGTCCGTCAGCAATCCCTACGGGGCCCATTTTTCGGACGCCGCCCGCTTTATGCAGGATCTCGTGGCTGACGTGGCCGAGCGGGGCCTGCCCAAAGGCGTCTTTCTGAACGTCAACCTGCCCGACGTTCCCATGGAGGAAATCGCGGGCGTACGCATTTGCCGCCAGGGAATCGCCCGGCTGGAAGAGGCCTTTCATGTCCGCAAGGACCCCAGGAATCAGCCCTATTACTGGCAGGGCAGCGAAACCCAATTGTTCGGCGAATCGCCGGACGAAGACGGCGTGGCCCTGCGAGAGAACTGCATCGCCGTGACCCCGGTCCAGTGCGACATGACGGACTACGGGTTTTTGAACCAGCTTAAAGAGTGGAAGGTGGAGAAGCCCTAA
- a CDS encoding 3'-5' exoribonuclease YhaM family protein, whose protein sequence is MTKTTFVENIQPGEKVQAVFAVTDKSVSHRKDGAPFLNLTLVDRTGSVRAIMWDLLPDTLGSFDNGDYVAVMAQAGTYRDQLQLTIKALARTPDDEVDPSDFLPTCPTDPQKLFAKLKELTESIQDPFLNNLMNAFWEDEAFVKAFTAAPAGKKMHHAYIGGLAEHTLSVALLVDPLAGHYVKNKGVNRDLLLVGAVLHDVGKVQEFQWKAAIDYSDAGRLMGHAVLGVRMLDEKIAGIPDFPNETAMLLRHMIVSHHGEREFGAIETPKTLEAIILNNIDDLDAKVNGVRTFMDQEDNGEVWTGYHRLMERYFYRGRKAGGDE, encoded by the coding sequence ATGACCAAAACGACCTTTGTGGAAAACATCCAGCCCGGCGAGAAAGTTCAGGCTGTTTTCGCCGTTACCGACAAGTCCGTCTCCCATCGCAAGGACGGGGCGCCGTTTTTGAACCTCACTCTGGTGGACCGCACCGGTTCGGTCAGGGCTATCATGTGGGACCTTTTGCCCGACACCCTGGGCTCTTTTGACAACGGCGACTACGTGGCTGTCATGGCTCAGGCCGGAACTTACCGGGACCAGTTGCAGCTTACTATCAAGGCCCTGGCCAGAACGCCGGATGATGAGGTGGACCCCAGCGATTTTCTGCCCACATGCCCTACGGACCCTCAAAAACTTTTCGCCAAGCTCAAGGAGTTGACGGAAAGCATCCAAGATCCTTTCCTGAACAATCTTATGAATGCCTTCTGGGAGGACGAGGCCTTTGTCAAAGCCTTCACGGCGGCGCCGGCCGGAAAGAAAATGCATCATGCATACATCGGAGGCCTAGCGGAACACACTTTGTCCGTGGCTCTGCTTGTGGACCCCCTGGCCGGGCATTACGTAAAAAACAAGGGCGTCAACCGGGATCTGCTTCTGGTGGGCGCGGTGCTTCATGATGTAGGCAAGGTGCAGGAATTCCAGTGGAAAGCGGCCATAGACTACTCGGACGCGGGGCGATTGATGGGCCACGCAGTCCTGGGCGTCAGGATGCTGGACGAGAAAATTGCCGGCATCCCGGATTTTCCTAACGAAACAGCCATGTTGCTCAGGCATATGATAGTCAGCCACCATGGAGAAAGGGAGTTCGGCGCCATAGAGACGCCCAAGACCCTGGAGGCCATTATATTGAATAACATTGACGACCTGGACGCCAAGGTAAACGGAGTCCGCACCTTTATGGACCAGGAGGATAACGGGGAAGTCTGGACCGGATACCATCGGTTGATGGAGCGCTATTTTTACCGCGGAAGAAAGGCGGGCGGCGATGAGTAG
- the tmk gene encoding dTMP kinase: MSRPGVFITLEGIEGAGKTTQVGRILEFMESQGYECISTREPGGTGIGAKIRAILLNSEHVTLAPLAELLLYEADRAQHLARLIQPALEAGKCVVCDRFCDATTAYQGYARELSLDFINELHARILDGLTPDLTLLFDLPAEIGLSRAKTRLHEQNNTSQEGRFEAEDLAFHRKVRQGYLTLAKAEPGRFAIVNADAAPDRVWEKTKELLAEFTAKRNLA, encoded by the coding sequence ATGAGTAGGCCGGGTGTTTTCATCACATTGGAAGGAATCGAGGGCGCCGGAAAAACCACTCAGGTCGGACGCATCCTGGAATTCATGGAATCCCAGGGCTACGAATGCATATCCACCCGGGAGCCCGGCGGCACGGGCATCGGCGCAAAGATCAGGGCCATTTTGCTTAATTCGGAGCATGTCACCCTGGCGCCCCTGGCTGAGCTCTTGTTGTACGAGGCGGACAGGGCCCAGCATCTGGCCCGTTTGATCCAGCCCGCTCTGGAAGCCGGCAAATGCGTGGTTTGCGACCGGTTTTGCGACGCCACGACCGCTTACCAGGGTTACGCCCGGGAGCTTTCCCTGGATTTTATCAACGAACTCCACGCCCGGATTCTGGACGGCCTGACGCCGGATTTGACCCTGCTGTTTGACCTGCCGGCGGAAATTGGGTTATCCAGAGCCAAGACCAGGCTGCACGAGCAGAACAACACAAGCCAGGAGGGCCGTTTCGAGGCCGAAGACCTGGCTTTTCACCGCAAGGTGCGGCAGGGCTACCTGACCCTGGCGAAGGCCGAACCTGGGCGCTTCGCCATTGTAAACGCCGACGCCGCCCCGGACCGGGTCTGGGAAAAAACCAAGGAATTGCTGGCCGAGTTCACGGCTAAAAGAAACCTCGCATAA
- the cysS gene encoding cysteine--tRNA ligase: MDSILDYIGNTPLVEIRRLNPNPAVRIFAKLEYFNPGGSIKDRAALSMIEEGERTGELTKDKTVLEATSGNTGIGLALVCSVKGYRLLLAMSESVSEERRKILSARGAEILLTPGRLGTDGAIEEVYRLVRENPDKYFMTDQYNNEANWKAHVQGTAPEIWEQSMHQITHMVATIGTTGTCMGLSRGLKAFNPKIRMIGVEPYFGHKIQGLKNLKESYVPEIFDKKALDEKVNVDDEEAFEMARRLAREEGLFVGMSSGAAMAIACKKAMELKSGVIVALLPDSGERYLSTSLFAVQEKSGLSLYNTATRSKESFTPIKPGKAGMYSCGPTANEPMGLGHCRRFVFADLLSRYLTYKGLDVKHIINITDMDDKTIEGSQEAGMGLEEFTQKHIDQFMEDIETLGVKPAEAYPRASKHVDDMVEIASKLAGTGFAYEKMRSLYFDISRLEGYGDLSGIDLDKIRLGATVELDDYEKDNPRDFTLFKRSRLNELKRGIFVKTEWGNVRPSWHIQCTAMSMKYLGETYDIHTASRDLVFPHHENEVAIAKALTGKPLANYWLHCDQVIVDEKDAWPEKITLQDLKDKGYTGRQIRFWLLATHYRKPLHLTLASLDSAAKGLERLDHFVEALQNADGARTNADVDQLLYDIKQGFIAAMDDDLSVSAALSSLFAVVKKVNRLASQNALGSSGANKILEALRKTDQVLGVLSFDAEPQDAEISALMEKREKARAEGDYAAADAIRDQLTARGVTVRDGKAK, from the coding sequence ATGGATAGCATACTGGATTATATAGGCAACACGCCCCTGGTGGAAATAAGGCGCTTGAATCCCAACCCCGCGGTGCGCATTTTCGCCAAGCTGGAGTATTTCAATCCCGGCGGCTCCATCAAGGACCGCGCGGCCCTTTCCATGATCGAGGAAGGGGAGCGGACCGGAGAGCTTACCAAAGACAAGACCGTACTCGAAGCCACCAGCGGCAATACGGGGATCGGCCTGGCCCTGGTGTGCTCGGTCAAGGGGTATCGCCTGTTATTGGCCATGAGCGAGTCGGTGAGCGAAGAGCGGAGGAAAATCCTTTCCGCGCGCGGCGCCGAAATCCTGTTGACTCCCGGGCGCTTGGGCACGGACGGCGCCATTGAGGAGGTCTATAGGCTGGTTCGCGAAAATCCCGACAAGTATTTCATGACCGACCAGTACAATAACGAAGCCAACTGGAAAGCCCACGTGCAGGGCACGGCGCCTGAAATCTGGGAGCAGAGCATGCACCAGATCACCCACATGGTGGCCACCATCGGCACCACGGGCACGTGCATGGGGCTCTCCCGGGGATTGAAGGCCTTTAACCCGAAAATCCGGATGATCGGGGTGGAGCCTTATTTCGGGCATAAAATTCAAGGCTTGAAAAATCTTAAGGAATCCTACGTCCCGGAAATTTTTGACAAAAAGGCCCTGGACGAAAAGGTGAATGTGGACGACGAAGAAGCCTTTGAAATGGCCCGCCGTTTGGCTAGGGAAGAAGGCTTGTTTGTGGGCATGAGCTCCGGAGCGGCCATGGCCATTGCGTGCAAAAAAGCCATGGAACTGAAATCAGGCGTCATCGTGGCTCTTCTGCCCGACTCTGGGGAGCGCTATCTCTCCACGTCCTTGTTCGCGGTCCAGGAAAAATCCGGCCTGAGCCTGTACAATACGGCGACCCGTTCCAAGGAATCGTTCACGCCTATAAAGCCCGGCAAGGCGGGCATGTACTCCTGCGGCCCCACGGCCAACGAACCCATGGGGCTCGGGCATTGCCGGCGCTTTGTGTTTGCGGACCTGCTAAGCAGGTATCTGACCTATAAAGGGTTGGACGTCAAGCACATCATAAACATCACGGACATGGACGACAAGACCATCGAGGGCTCTCAAGAGGCAGGAATGGGCCTGGAGGAGTTCACCCAGAAACATATCGACCAGTTCATGGAAGATATCGAAACTCTGGGCGTTAAGCCTGCGGAAGCCTATCCCAGGGCGAGCAAGCATGTGGACGACATGGTGGAGATCGCCTCCAAGCTGGCCGGAACCGGTTTTGCTTATGAAAAAATGCGCTCCCTGTATTTTGACATATCCCGCTTGGAGGGATACGGCGATTTGTCCGGCATCGACCTGGATAAAATCCGCCTGGGCGCCACCGTGGAACTGGACGACTACGAAAAGGACAATCCCCGGGATTTCACCTTGTTCAAACGCTCCCGCCTGAATGAACTGAAACGGGGCATCTTTGTAAAAACCGAATGGGGCAATGTGCGGCCGAGCTGGCATATCCAGTGTACGGCCATGTCCATGAAATATCTGGGCGAAACATACGACATCCACACGGCCAGCCGCGACTTGGTTTTTCCCCATCATGAAAACGAAGTAGCCATCGCCAAGGCCCTTACCGGCAAGCCCCTCGCCAATTACTGGCTGCACTGCGACCAGGTTATAGTGGATGAAAAAGACGCCTGGCCTGAAAAAATCACCCTCCAGGATCTGAAGGACAAGGGTTATACCGGCCGCCAGATTAGATTCTGGCTGTTGGCGACCCATTACCGCAAGCCTTTGCATCTTACTCTGGCCAGCCTGGACAGCGCGGCGAAGGGATTGGAGCGGCTGGACCACTTTGTGGAAGCCCTGCAGAATGCGGACGGCGCCCGCACCAACGCGGACGTGGATCAATTGCTGTACGACATCAAGCAGGGCTTCATCGCCGCCATGGATGACGATCTGTCTGTTTCAGCGGCTCTGTCCTCCCTGTTCGCTGTGGTGAAAAAGGTAAATCGCCTGGCCTCCCAAAACGCCCTGGGCTCCTCCGGCGCAAACAAAATTCTTGAAGCCCTCCGGAAGACGGACCAGGTGCTTGGCGTGCTCAGTTTTGATGCGGAGCCTCAGGATGCGGAAATATCGGCCCTCATGGAAAAACGGGAAAAAGCCCGGGCCGAAGGGGATTACGCCGCCGCGGACGCCATTCGGGATCAACTTACCGCCCGGGGCGTGACGGTTAGGGACGGCAAGGCCAAATAA